A stretch of the Lolium perenne isolate Kyuss_39 chromosome 3, Kyuss_2.0, whole genome shotgun sequence genome encodes the following:
- the LOC127340882 gene encoding beta-glucuronosyltransferase GlcAT14A has translation MGAADKWLLPLITVAFISLTLFLSALSGLSASTALFARLPPPSYVRRGAAAPPAFAYLLAGGRGDGRRLLRLLLAVYHPRNQYLLHLSADAPDPERAELAAAVARALPAASAFGNVDVVGRPAAGTPMGSSGLAATLRAAAALLRLDAEWDWFVTLHAADYPLVTQDDLIHVFSSVPRHLNFIDHTSDIGWKEGQRVQPVIVDAGIYLAGRNQFFQATQKRDTPDGFKFFTGSPWVILNRRFIEYCIFGWENLPRTLLMYFTNVMLPLEGYFHSVACNSDFRNSTVNNDLRYMVWDDPPQMEPRFLDSTHYDEIVNSGVPFARKFQEKEHLLDKIDEKILRRWRHRPVPGAWCTGRNRWFSDPCSQWSNVNIVRPGPQAEKFRRYMDRILEESKSSNSSCAQ, from the exons ATGGGGGCCGCGGACAAGTGGCTGCTCCCGCTCATCACCGTCGCCTTCATCTCCCTCACGCTCTTCCTCTCAGCCCTCTCGGGCCTCTCGGCCTCCACCGCGCTCTTCGCGCGCCTCCCGCCGCCCTCCTACGTGCGGCGCGgggccgccgcgccgcccgccttcGCGTACCTCCTCGCGGGCGGCCGCGGGGACGGGCGCCGCCTCCTGCGGCTCCTCCTCGCCGTCTACCACCCGCGGAACCAGTACCTGCTCCACCTCTCCGCCGACGCGCCCGACCCCGAGCGGGCCGAGCTCGCCGCCGCCGTGGCCCGCGCGCTGCCCGCGGCCAGCGCGTTCGGGAACGTCGACGTCGTCGGCCGCCCCGCCGCGGGCACCCCCATGGGGTCGTCCGGGCTCGCGGCGACCCTCCGCGCCGCCGCGGCGCTGCTCCGGTTGGACGCCGAGTGGGACTGGTTCGTCACGCTCCACGCCGCAGACTACCCGCTCGTCACCCAGGACG ACTTGATTCATGTCTTCTCCTCTGTGCCAAGGCACCTCAACTTCATTGATCACACCAGTGACATTGGATGGAAAGA GGGTCAGAGAGTGCAACCAGTCATAGTAGATGCCGGGATATACCTGGCTGGAAGGAATCAGTTCTTCCAAGCTACACAGAAACGGGACACTCCTGATGGTTTCAAATTCTTCACAG GTTCACCATGGGTCATTCTAAACCGGCGCTTTATAGAGTACTGCATTTTTGGATGGGAGAACCTCCCTCGAACTCTTCTCATGTACTTCACAAACGTGATGCTGCCTCTGGAAGGGTACTTCCACTCGGTCGCATGCAACTCGGACTTCCGCAATTCGACGGTGAACAATGACTTGCGGTACATGGTGTGGGATGATCCACCTCAGATGGAACCGCGTTTCCTAGACAGTACACATTATGATGAGATAGTGAACAGCGGGGTGCCCTTTGCTCGGAAGTTTCAGGAGAAAGAGCATCTGTTGGACAAGATTGACGAGAAAATACTCCGGCGGTGGCGTCACAGGCCTGTCCCTGGTGCGTGGTGCACAGGCAGAAATAGGTGGTTCAGTGATCCGTGCTCCCAGTGGAGCAATGTGAACATCGTAAGGCCAGGCCCCCAAGCTGAGAAGTTCCGCAGATACATGGATCGGATCTTAGAGGAATCAAAATCAAGCAACAGCTCATGCGCGCAATAG